In Spirosoma aureum, a single genomic region encodes these proteins:
- a CDS encoding DUF6965 family protein has product MNYFENRHLPKPPFRLSASEIINDLPGFIAVQFSHLRSGMSAGSARDKLIRLKERLEDQ; this is encoded by the coding sequence ATGAACTATTTTGAGAATCGGCACTTACCAAAGCCTCCCTTTAGACTGAGTGCCAGTGAAATTATCAACGACCTACCCGGCTTTATAGCCGTTCAGTTTAGTCATCTGCGCAGCGGAATGAGTGCTGGTTCTGCCAGAGATAAATTAATAAGATTGAAAGAGCGGCTAGAGGACCAGTAA
- a CDS encoding SusC/RagA family TonB-linked outer membrane protein, producing MSKSLYVSMLLVCSLWTMAWAQERRVVGKVTSAEDGSPLPGVSVVLKGTTKGTSTDAGGIFDISVPSAKGSVLVFSFVGVTTQEIPIGNQSELNVSLVSDSRILTEVVVTGSGVATSKAKLGIAVESVTAKNLPQTPTASIDQALIGKIPGAQISSVSGNPGDPVNILLRGINSVQGGTKPLIMVDGVQVAATDINSLDLSNVDRVEVVQGAASASIYGAQGANGVIQVFTKKGKKGRVAVNFSSSYSANQFINSGNVHKAELHPYLTDANNNLIDPSGKPLAYNEVGSIEGISYRYGGATRYAILDTRNVADKPYGANLQYYDHFKQVFQTGGTTNNNLNISGASEKSDFSLAFANNHTVSSIMKNGYIDRSNLSANLGTELFKGFTIRSTTQLVYTKNTLHPGLGAAGGYDYGKGNSLGNVGSVYSFLNTSPFFDLRYKLADGTSPLYQTADFLSVNAGNPYYTQEYTTGLDNKIDVIQNFDVNYNVNKFLELDAKYGINYRTENARWTYANQSQNINATYYPTWISNFAPDDKGEIDNWQYNTTFQNFLGTAYIRTDFENDFHIKLPIQTSTQISFDYRKKKYNEYDTYGLGLGLAPPFNISSTSSQGVASYNTAANHNGDYVEPFVTYGYLVNQKIDFGDYGGVTAGFRTDWSSAFGAGSTPFTFPHFDGHILPFSFMKNSGVANTISYFKLRAAYGEAGIQPGAFDRYPVLSQQNLGSSLVYTIPTTSNNANLKVEVSKEFEAGTDFTISANQNSSWFNSINGSFTYWRRKSANVIYTVSVPPSLGSTGQKTNAIDMSSNGVQFSLNLPVYSSKNLKWDFTTNFGHQISRIDKISGGADIILTSGAGDASLVLTPGQQIGQIYGYKALTSTAFTRMDGARYIAEGDASKYAMVDGRVVDKTTKAIQFTDEKYPLANPNPKFNMSFINSLGFRDFLTLSFQFDWVYGSHLYNQTKEWMYRDGISGDFAKPVTIDGQTGAYSAYYASAYYALWGSLSGAGNNATKDYFVEDASFLRLRNVSLAFDLAKVVKLPYLNRCQLVLTGRNILTVTNYTGLDPEISSGSSNSSFDRGIDHSTLPNTKSYQVGLNIGF from the coding sequence ATGAGCAAATCTCTATATGTGAGCATGCTATTGGTGTGTTCACTCTGGACCATGGCATGGGCTCAGGAGCGAAGAGTAGTCGGTAAGGTAACATCGGCTGAAGATGGTTCGCCCCTCCCAGGGGTTTCGGTTGTCTTGAAAGGAACAACTAAAGGTACCAGTACCGACGCAGGTGGAATTTTTGACATCTCAGTACCATCAGCCAAAGGGAGTGTATTAGTATTTAGCTTCGTCGGTGTTACCACCCAGGAAATTCCAATTGGGAACCAGTCTGAATTGAACGTGAGTCTCGTGTCTGATTCGCGAATTCTTACCGAAGTCGTTGTAACGGGTAGCGGGGTTGCAACGAGCAAGGCCAAGCTAGGCATTGCCGTTGAAAGTGTGACGGCGAAGAATCTGCCTCAAACTCCCACAGCGTCTATCGATCAGGCATTGATTGGTAAAATACCGGGTGCACAAATTTCCTCGGTCAGTGGTAACCCCGGCGACCCGGTTAATATATTGCTTCGAGGAATCAATTCCGTTCAGGGGGGCACTAAACCGCTGATCATGGTGGATGGTGTTCAGGTGGCGGCAACTGATATTAACTCGCTCGATTTGAGTAATGTCGATCGGGTCGAAGTGGTTCAGGGTGCCGCTTCGGCTTCTATTTATGGAGCGCAGGGTGCCAATGGGGTTATTCAGGTTTTTACCAAAAAAGGCAAGAAAGGCCGGGTTGCGGTCAATTTTTCCAGCAGCTATTCGGCTAACCAATTCATTAACAGTGGCAATGTCCACAAGGCAGAGTTGCATCCTTATCTGACAGATGCAAACAATAATCTGATCGATCCTTCAGGGAAACCATTGGCCTATAATGAGGTTGGCTCGATTGAGGGTATATCCTACAGATATGGTGGGGCAACTCGATATGCCATTCTGGATACCCGAAACGTTGCTGATAAACCCTACGGAGCTAACCTGCAATATTACGACCACTTCAAGCAGGTATTTCAGACGGGAGGAACGACCAACAACAACCTGAATATTTCGGGCGCATCGGAAAAAAGCGATTTCTCCCTGGCGTTTGCCAATAATCATACCGTTTCTTCCATCATGAAAAACGGTTATATCGACCGAAGCAATCTCTCGGCTAATCTGGGTACGGAGCTGTTCAAAGGGTTTACGATACGATCTACGACTCAGTTAGTCTATACCAAAAATACGCTTCATCCAGGATTGGGAGCCGCTGGCGGCTATGATTATGGCAAAGGCAATTCGTTGGGAAATGTTGGCTCGGTTTATAGCTTTTTAAATACATCCCCATTCTTTGATCTGAGGTATAAATTAGCCGATGGTACTTCTCCGCTTTATCAGACAGCTGATTTCCTGAGTGTCAATGCCGGTAACCCATACTATACCCAGGAATATACGACGGGTCTGGACAACAAAATTGACGTTATCCAAAATTTTGACGTCAACTATAACGTCAATAAATTTTTGGAGCTGGATGCCAAATATGGAATCAATTACCGGACCGAAAACGCCAGGTGGACTTACGCCAATCAGTCACAAAATATAAACGCCACGTATTACCCCACCTGGATCAGTAATTTCGCCCCCGACGATAAAGGCGAGATCGATAACTGGCAGTATAACACGACATTCCAGAATTTTTTGGGAACGGCCTATATCCGGACTGATTTTGAAAATGACTTTCATATCAAATTGCCAATTCAAACCAGCACGCAGATATCCTTCGACTATCGAAAGAAGAAATACAATGAATACGATACCTATGGTTTAGGGTTAGGGCTGGCACCGCCTTTCAACATATCGTCTACATCATCGCAGGGGGTTGCTTCCTACAATACGGCCGCCAATCATAACGGTGATTACGTAGAACCCTTTGTAACCTATGGGTATCTGGTTAATCAGAAAATCGATTTTGGCGATTACGGTGGAGTGACAGCCGGTTTTCGAACCGACTGGTCTTCGGCATTCGGGGCTGGTTCTACACCGTTTACCTTTCCGCACTTCGATGGGCACATTTTACCGTTCTCGTTCATGAAAAACAGCGGTGTGGCCAATACAATCTCGTATTTTAAGTTAAGGGCCGCCTATGGCGAAGCCGGTATCCAACCCGGAGCCTTCGATCGTTATCCAGTATTGAGCCAGCAAAATCTGGGCTCGTCGTTAGTATACACGATACCTACCACCAGCAATAATGCGAACTTAAAGGTAGAAGTATCGAAAGAATTTGAAGCGGGTACCGATTTTACGATTAGCGCCAATCAGAATAGCTCGTGGTTTAACTCAATCAATGGTTCGTTTACCTACTGGAGACGGAAGAGCGCCAACGTGATTTATACCGTTAGCGTTCCGCCTTCGCTTGGCTCAACGGGCCAAAAGACCAACGCCATAGATATGTCGTCTAACGGGGTTCAATTCTCCCTGAACCTGCCGGTCTACAGTTCCAAAAATCTGAAATGGGATTTCACCACCAACTTTGGTCACCAGATATCCAGGATCGATAAAATTTCGGGGGGAGCTGATATTATCCTGACATCGGGTGCAGGTGATGCCTCACTGGTCTTGACACCTGGGCAACAGATAGGTCAAATCTATGGCTATAAAGCCTTGACCAGCACGGCATTTACGCGGATGGATGGTGCCCGGTACATAGCAGAAGGCGATGCATCGAAGTATGCGATGGTTGATGGACGTGTTGTCGATAAAACAACGAAAGCGATCCAGTTTACGGATGAAAAATATCCTTTGGCCAACCCCAATCCAAAGTTTAACATGTCGTTCATTAATAGCCTGGGATTCAGGGATTTTCTGACGTTGTCTTTCCAGTTCGACTGGGTATATGGCAGCCACTTATACAACCAGACGAAAGAATGGATGTATCGGGATGGTATCAGTGGCGATTTTGCTAAACCGGTAACCATTGATGGGCAAACCGGTGCTTATTCGGCTTATTACGCCAGTGCTTACTATGCACTTTGGGGCAGTTTGTCGGGAGCCGGAAACAATGCCACTAAAGACTATTTCGTTGAGGATGCTTCCTTTTTACGGCTTCGGAATGTTTCACTGGCCTTTGACCTGGCAAAAGTTGTCAAATTACCCTATCTCAACAGGTGCCAGCTGGTCTTGACTGGCCGAAATATCCTGACGGTCACCAACTATACCGGGCTCGATCCTGAAATCAGTTCAGGGTCGTCTAACTCATCGTTTGACAGAGGTATTGACCACAGTACGTTGCCTAATACAAAGTCGTATCAGGTTGGACTGAATATAGGTTTCTAA
- a CDS encoding sugar phosphate isomerase/epimerase family protein, with protein sequence MQRRSFLKQSGLLTAGAFAFTQSDLLASAPAKAINPFGVQLYSVRDVLPKDPKGVMTELAKMGYKQFESFGGAKGFLWGMEPKEIKSFLDDLGVKMISTHFDYRGQADKPDLLKKSIEMAHDAGLSYLLCPYIGPQKSFDDWKKIADQFNTVGEQVNKAGLKFGYHNHDYSFKPLDGKLPQEYLLANTDPKNVMFELDLCWIDVAGVDTTDHLKKYGKRYELCHIKDYKKEGGKPVQNDLGKGSVDFKTTLRVAMDSGIKYFIVEQEEYPESPMVSMKNDAEYMKKLTV encoded by the coding sequence ATGCAAAGACGGAGTTTTCTTAAACAGTCTGGTCTGCTCACGGCCGGAGCTTTTGCCTTTACCCAATCTGATTTACTCGCTAGTGCGCCTGCTAAGGCCATCAATCCCTTTGGAGTACAACTTTACAGCGTTCGCGATGTACTGCCTAAAGACCCCAAAGGCGTTATGACCGAGTTAGCGAAAATGGGCTATAAACAGTTCGAGAGCTTCGGTGGAGCGAAGGGTTTTTTGTGGGGAATGGAGCCTAAAGAAATCAAATCGTTTCTTGATGATCTGGGCGTAAAAATGATCAGCACGCACTTTGATTACCGGGGACAGGCCGATAAACCGGATCTACTCAAAAAAAGCATTGAAATGGCCCACGACGCAGGCTTATCTTACCTGCTTTGCCCCTATATCGGCCCCCAGAAATCGTTTGACGACTGGAAAAAAATAGCCGACCAGTTCAATACCGTTGGCGAACAGGTAAACAAGGCCGGTCTGAAATTTGGTTATCATAACCACGATTATTCGTTTAAACCCCTCGATGGCAAACTCCCTCAGGAGTATCTGTTAGCGAACACTGATCCTAAAAACGTCATGTTTGAATTAGACCTGTGCTGGATCGACGTGGCTGGGGTTGACACAACTGATCACCTTAAAAAATACGGCAAACGGTATGAACTCTGCCACATAAAGGATTACAAAAAGGAAGGTGGCAAGCCTGTCCAGAATGACCTTGGCAAGGGGAGTGTTGATTTCAAGACGACATTGCGCGTGGCTATGGATAGCGGTATCAAATACTTCATTGTCGAGCAGGAAGAGTATCCGGAATCGCCGATGGTCAGCATGAAAAACGATGCTGAATACATGAAAAAACTAACGGTATAA